GATGCTTGTACCAGTTGCAAAGTCCATCTCATCACCCTTGCTAGTGTCGTCACCAGCATTCTCACTTCCAGAAGATGAGTAGCTCAACCCCAAACCCCTAGCACTACCCTTTTGTTCATCATCGCTTTCATCATCCTCTCGAGCCCATTTAGATGCTGGCAGAACAGGAtcaactctctctttctttgtgAAAGCTTTCAGTTCGGGGTTTGGAATGGGAAAGGTTGGAGCCAAAGGAACAGACTCTTCACATTTTGATTGCAAATCGTCCTCCCCATATTGGCTCCATCCAGACAGACCCACTGGCTCTGCTTCCACAGTAGTCCCTTTACGACTATTGGAATATCTACCAGTACTCGAATGGCTCTGTGCATATTTCAAGTCATCATCTAGTTCATAGCCCCTCAGTTTTTCTGCCTCTTCCAAACTTAGCAACCGTGCAACCATCATTTCTCTACCACCAACAAGAGACAATCCATTATGTCTGCAACGTCTCTCCAGCTCAGCAAGGGGAAGATGCATTAGCTCCTTCGTTGCTGCTCCTTTGCCCATTGCCAATGCAGCATCTTGGTTGATCTTAACTCCATCACCTGCATCTTCAGAACTAGTCTTTTTTTCTAGTTCATGCGTATCACCAGATATAGAATGAAATGGGATGACACCAGAGCTCCCAAGTCGAACAAACGTAGCTCGCAAACCATTAACATATGCATCTGAAAACAAAAACCAGTCTGACCATACTTGCAAGACTTTGAGCACTCGTTCCTTTAGAATTGCAGAAACCATTTCAACAAAATcagaaacaaacaaataaattatgaaGGCTCAAAACCCAGAAACAAATTTGCAGAGCTTACCTTAAGAGCCTCTGCAGTAATCCTTCCAGTAACACTACGAAACAAATCATTAAAACTCTCCATAATATCAGGTAATGTTGCTTCAAATTTGGTGCGGTATGCAGATGCATTCTTTACAGGAGCACTACTATTATGAAGAACATCAGAAACGAGCATAAGCCTTGCAACTTTGGTTGGAATGGGAGTTTCCTTAAGTGTCAAAGATTCTGTCAGCACTTCGACTATCTGCAGTACAAAAGATACCAGTTAAAAAACTGAAAGTTAAAAGTAAATTTCATAAGATAACCTCAGCTTGGTCttcctcttttgttttttttttattactttgttttaattaaaatcTAATGAATCTCTGCTTAAATAAGCTTCTTATTAGCAAATGTAACTGGAATAAAGGTGTGGAAAAGTATCAATGGTAGACTAGATGAAAAAATACACAGTTTAAATTTGAAGTATCAATTCCATTGTTCCATCCGCAGAGTCAATTGTGGTAAAGGTAGCTAAACGGAATGACCCTAATATCAGCATTACCTCTCCAGCTGCATCAGCATTATCCAGGGCAAACCCCATAGCTTCCTTTATCTGATTCCTCTCTAATGTTAAAGCACGCAGCATATCCTCGAACTCATCCCTCTGTGAATCAGTAAGTGTTCTTTCTGGTTCCACACGCTTTAGAATTTAAGGAAGAAAGGGAGGGTTAAAGCATGAAACAACACGGACACATCAAACTAATGCTGCTCATGGATTTAAAACTGATAAATACCCTGCTTCTTCCTGCAGCAAATGTGGATCCAGACTCCTTCTCATGCTCTGGGCTCTTTACCAATGGCAGAGGTGGTGGAATCCATCTGGCAAtgataataaaacaaatatcacatcATAATTGTAGTATACTTCACCAACTTGCAGCAAGACTGGACACCAATAGTCACTGAAATAGATAACAAAAGGTGAAATTACCTTCCACTACCAGTTATCATGATAAAAGGTTCTGTTCGCCATCTTTGAAGGGTATCACCCTGCATTCAAGCCAATATATAAGAACAATTTATATCTCTACACAACAAATACACCTTTCCTTTTTCCAAATTAAGACCAATATATTTTAACGGCATAGCATTAAATAACCAGCAAGCTATGCCTAAGAACAAAATTTAATgttattcttataaaaaaaaaaaagcctgaaatttttataaaatctacaaGGCAACTGACATGATTCAATTCGATTcaggaaaataatatatttccCTTCTATTTTGGTGGCTGGAAGGAAAGATGATAAGATGTACCTGAGCAAAGGAATAGAGCCTCCAGACATAGTAAGTATGTTCCTTCGAGCCAAGCTCAAACAAGAAGTTGAAGAGAGGATTCCCACGACCTCTCTCCATAATAGCTTGTTCGAAGGCACATCCTCCATCCAGAACATAGAGAGCCATTGTGTCAATCACATGGTGTAGATGATCATCATTGGGTGGAACCACCGTTATATCGGGAACATTTGGTGTAAGAACCTAGTCACCCATAGGAAATAATcaagaaaacaattaaaataaaaacaatgaaGTCAAATCACTGGCTTAAACATAAcgtaaaaactataaaattagAGAACAAAccacccccctcccccccccccccccccaccccccccccccccccaaaaaaaaaaaattattctgtaattttttaatgacatAAAACCTCACAAAGGAAAGGCCCTTCAAATCCACCCCTGAGGAGTAAAGCCTAGTAGATACATGACCCAGCCTGCCAGAACTATGCATCAGGTAATCCATGAGAACTCCTAGTGTGGAATCAAACCTAATATGTTTTGAGTGTACAGCTGATCCCAAGTACGCCCTTCGACGACTAGGCTGCACTCTAATGAGTGAagtattttgtaaaaatgaaataacaaaAACTTAAGACCTACCAGTTCAGAATTCTGACTTGGAACAGAGGTGACCGGAGGGCCTGATGGACCAGATAAAATTACAGTGGCACCCTGTCaaccagaaaagaaaaatatgtagCAGTTATCTCCTTTGATATTAACAAATAGCCAAATCATAACAGAAAGTCAAAGTATCAGCCATTTTGAACTGTTCATTTGATAATGAGAATAATGAATGAAGCAGTGTGGAATTAGCTCCACAGCACAAAAAAGCTTAGCATGAGTACACAATTATTTCATCTGAGTATTCTTTAACAGACCTCCTTACTCCTGATTGCCATCTGTCCAGGTGGAGGAGCAGGTAGAGCTTGCGATGGAAGCGCAACAGACTTACCCCATCCAATCTTCAACTCATATTCATATACGACGACTCCTGCACATAAAATACTTTGCTTCAATCCCTTAATGTCTGGATGGAGTGAGGATATTTTAAAAATGGGTATTATGTAACAATAAAAAAACTCCAATCAATCCTAGACTAAGAACTCATAAAAGAATGATTACACAAGTATTGAACATTTTAGCACCCCATGAGAACTAAAACAGTGAGTTTGGATGGTATGATCTAGAGCCTTGCAGGCAACCAACCAACAGAAGTCATTCAAAGGGACCAGAGCCACACGGAGGCACATTTCAATATCATGCTACATTGCAACACAACCAAGGGCACAAGGGGTAATTGATTTATACATTGCAACACAACCAAGGCACATTCAAAGTGTGCTTTCTTATCTGCAAACAACTTTATAAACATAGAAAGCAACTAAACAATACGCATATCAAGCAATATAATTTGAGACAATCATCCAAATTATAGCAAAGAAAAACAGGCTTGAAGGAATCAGACCTTGCATTTCATCCTTTGCAGCTTGCCCATCGGCTCTATTCATGAAAGCTACAAAGCCACAATTTCTTTGCCGCCTTCGTTCCTCTTCAGTCCTAGGCCACATTATTTTCACACTAGCAATGGGCCCAAATCTTCCAAAAGTCCGCAGAAGAAAATTTTCATCGACCTGGAATTATTGAGAAAATAGGAAAAGATGAATGTGACAGGTCATTATTCTCAGAAGCAACAAGTTATGAGAAATtaaagaaccaaacatatttaaagaaaatgatcTTGCCTGGGGTGAGAGATTTCCAACATAGAGATTAGTAGTTTGGGGATCACCGTCATCAAAAGACCCAGGAAGCTTTCCACTTGGGTCAAAATCATCAGGCAGTTCATCAAAGCGACTAGATGGCTGAAAACAGTAACATTACAAACTTCATATAAGAAAAACGAAAGATGAGAAATTGGTGCCAACAATTCAGTGCTTGACAAAGTATAGACAAAGTGATGCAAAAAATCCTAAATGACATCTGCTGTGCTGTTATCACACCATACAATTAatcttatacatttttttttataggtagtcAATCTTATATATTTAAGGGTGTGTGATGTGTGCACCTATTTGCCTATGTTTTCCACAACCCACCCTGACAGCCTTGCTCAAGTGCTAGAGAAacacaataaaagaaaatatatagatCAATCAAACAGTGCTGAAGGTATATCTAAAATCAACGGATAAACTTGTCATTGCCTTTTCcaaaagattgaaaaaatgCCAGTACGGAATGACACTTACAGCAGAATGCTCATTGTGGCGCCCGTCACGCCAATGTTCACGATCTTGATTTCGCCTCTCCCTCATCTCTTGCTCATGCTTCAGCTCCTCCATGAAATGATCTATGTTTCGagactttcctttttctttttcctttggttTGTCATCTTCCTTCTACAAAGTTGAATACAGTTATCATTATAGATACCAGCAAATGACTTctaaattcttaaaataaagtTCATAACTTCCTATCTATTCACTAACTTTCTTTTCCGATTCTTTCCCCTTAGCAGCCAGTGGAGGTGGTATGAAAGATGGAACATACCTGCAAGAAGAGAAATTGAAGGCAAAGTTTCATTAATTTGAAGGGGTAAAATAAAAGACAGAACCATACCACGGAGAAATGTCAGATTGACCACTTAGTGAAAGCCTAATTTTCAAAGGCATGGAAAGCAATTATCTGCTAGTGTTATGGCCAGGCAAACAACTAAAACACTTAGTTCCTTTAATCATTGGTAAGGTTTTAGCCTAACTCTGCCTTTGTCAAGCTTAATGCACtatacatttctttttttttataagtaataaggtatttcattgatataaagaaaggcatagcccaagtatactAGAGGAATACAAAAGCATACAActatttaagaactagaaaccgttacaaggaaatcatggaagttGAGACCATTTAGATCTAAAAATGCACTATACATTACCACCAATGAGTACCTACCAAATATGCCTTAGGCACATATGCAAGATCTTTTCAACCATTCCCACCAGTTCCTTCAGGAACAACAACATAAATATTGCATTGCCCACTGCCATATTCCCCCACTACCAGAAAACAACAATGGGAATTTGAACCACAATGTGCAAAGAAAGCTTTGTTCCCAACCCTTGAGGTCCTCACATATTCCTTCTTCCCTTCTGCTTGTTTCAGACCTTTCACAGTATACCACAAACTGCCAACACACAATCTACCCAGTGAAATTGAACAGTACACACCCCTAATCTTAGTGATTCGAAGCCGAACTGCCCCTTCCTAAAATGGCAAAAACACAGACTTTGGACTCTGAACAATCAATGTGAAAACCCCAtaacaaaaatatcttaaaaagaaagaagataaacaaaaaaaaaaaaaaaatcaaaacaatacaAAATGTGTCACTGGTGAGAATTAACTCAACTCTGGTAATCAGAACAACCAACTCCAAGAACTTAGTCACCATCACAACCTCCATCTAACTCCACCAAAGAAACTCATAAAGCAACCAAAATGGTGCATGATTCCTAAGCATTAACTCTCATAATCCTGTAGATTCCCATGTGATCTACATGAAAACTCTTTCTCTATGTTCACATTTTAGCTTATATAATCGCACAATTTCATGACATTAAAAGAAACTTTCAACTATTTTGATCTAAACTTCTCATAAAAGGCACTGCTGAAATCATGAGAAGCGAGGAATGAGCGAAACCCTATAAAGCTaaagatagtttataaatagcTTGGCGTACATGATTTATACCATGTATCAATTCTATGGAGCCTGAGCTGGTGGTTATGCCTTGGAAGTTCTGGATAGTAGGGATGGTTTTATGTCGATTGGTCTTAATGCTAGAACACTTTGATTACTGTTGTTTTTTTAGGGGCATTTCGTAATTTTACTTTTGTCGGTTAGGATGGTGCATTAATGTTGGGGGGTCTTGTCTTTCTcatcctctttcttcttctgcTAAGTTGGCTTTGTGATACACCATACCAACTAAAAAGTGATAAGGTAGGTAATGTATGGGATCTCATATTGCTTAGGAAGaattttttgctctttataatagtTCTAACGGAGCTCCAATTTTATAATTGACTAgctcttttggagtataggcccagatgtggcttgggccttccTTGGGGCATTACAAActctctcttgtatacttcctgtgtactttgTGCATTctttggttgtaatgaattccaattacttatttttttaaaaaatgctttgtaccattaaaaaaatacaattatatTAACGAATTGAAAAGTAACAATTTACCCAAAGGTGCCTAAAACTCTGTTTTTgcatgcaacaaaattttagtagaaaacaaaaaaggtgCAACCCTAGTACACATGATAATACAAGAGAGACACATATCtagaaggagaaaaagatacaagaaaattgTGAAAGCTAAGCCCATTGTATTCTATAGAAGCTGTCCAAGtattaataaagaaattttCGACTTTGCTCAATGTTCCTTCATGATGCTTTGAGTTTCTAACGTTACTTTCCGTCCAAATACACCTTATGAGATGAATAGGAACCAAGTAAGATACCACCAAGCCCATTTCAAGAGTAAAAAAGGCAACTGTTGGAACACACTATGTGAGATAAATAGGAACCGTCTTCCAAAGCAATCTAATTGAGTAAGTTGCTTCACAAAGTAATAGATCAGTCCCAAGATGCCACGACTCTTCCCACAAACTACTCAAACCAGTTA
This genomic window from Carya illinoinensis cultivar Pawnee chromosome 7, C.illinoinensisPawnee_v1, whole genome shotgun sequence contains:
- the LOC122316584 gene encoding protein RRC1-like isoform X1, with amino-acid sequence MSSFSITRKKTPFQKHREEEEAKKKRAEDETARLYQEFVESFQGDITPGSKAFVRGGTINPNEKVKADSEGEKSKDGVSVPKKGSRYVPSFIPPPLAAKGKESEKKKEDDKPKEKEKGKSRNIDHFMEELKHEQEMRERRNQDREHWRDGRHNEHSAPSSRFDELPDDFDPSGKLPGSFDDGDPQTTNLYVGNLSPQVDENFLLRTFGRFGPIASVKIMWPRTEEERRRQRNCGFVAFMNRADGQAAKDEMQGVVVYEYELKIGWGKSVALPSQALPAPPPGQMAIRSKEGATVILSGPSGPPVTSVPSQNSELVLTPNVPDITVVPPNDDHLHHVIDTMALYVLDGGCAFEQAIMERGRGNPLFNFLFELGSKEHTYYVWRLYSFAQGDTLQRWRTEPFIMITGSGRWIPPPLPLVKSPEHEKESGSTFAAGRSRRVEPERTLTDSQRDEFEDMLRALTLERNQIKEAMGFALDNADAAGEIVEVLTESLTLKETPIPTKVARLMLVSDVLHNSSAPVKNASAYRTKFEATLPDIMESFNDLFRSVTGRITAEALKERVLKVLQVWSDWFLFSDAYVNGLRATFVRLGSSGVIPFHSISGDTHELEKKTSSEDAGDGVKINQDAALAMGKGAATKELMHLPLAELERRCRHNGLSLVGGREMMVARLLSLEEAEKLRGYELDDDLKYAQSHSSTGRYSNSRKGTTVEAEPVGLSGWSQYGEDDLQSKCEESVPLAPTFPIPNPELKAFTKKERVDPVLPASKWAREDDESDDEQKGSARGLGLSYSSSGSENAGDDTSKGDEMDFATGTSIPVQPDNGMNEEQRQKLRRLEVALIEYRESLEERGIKSSDEIERKVAIRRKQLQSEYGLLDSNNDSSGNKRTSSERRDRRDDARDSSRKRHRSQSQSESPPRKSSHRDKEREHTLDRDRDRTHDIQNERGRERERDREKSGSRERDDHDRGRERDRDRRRRPK
- the LOC122316584 gene encoding protein RRC1-like isoform X2, which produces MEELKHEQEMRERRNQDREHWRDGRHNEHSAPSSRFDELPDDFDPSGKLPGSFDDGDPQTTNLYVGNLSPQVDENFLLRTFGRFGPIASVKIMWPRTEEERRRQRNCGFVAFMNRADGQAAKDEMQGVVVYEYELKIGWGKSVALPSQALPAPPPGQMAIRSKEGATVILSGPSGPPVTSVPSQNSELVLTPNVPDITVVPPNDDHLHHVIDTMALYVLDGGCAFEQAIMERGRGNPLFNFLFELGSKEHTYYVWRLYSFAQGDTLQRWRTEPFIMITGSGRWIPPPLPLVKSPEHEKESGSTFAAGRSRRVEPERTLTDSQRDEFEDMLRALTLERNQIKEAMGFALDNADAAGEIVEVLTESLTLKETPIPTKVARLMLVSDVLHNSSAPVKNASAYRTKFEATLPDIMESFNDLFRSVTGRITAEALKERVLKVLQVWSDWFLFSDAYVNGLRATFVRLGSSGVIPFHSISGDTHELEKKTSSEDAGDGVKINQDAALAMGKGAATKELMHLPLAELERRCRHNGLSLVGGREMMVARLLSLEEAEKLRGYELDDDLKYAQSHSSTGRYSNSRKGTTVEAEPVGLSGWSQYGEDDLQSKCEESVPLAPTFPIPNPELKAFTKKERVDPVLPASKWAREDDESDDEQKGSARGLGLSYSSSGSENAGDDTSKGDEMDFATGTSIPVQPDNGMNEEQRQKLRRLEVALIEYRESLEERGIKSSDEIERKVAIRRKQLQSEYGLLDSNNDSSGNKRTSSERRDRRDDARDSSRKRHRSQSQSESPPRKSSHRDKEREHTLDRDRDRTHDIQNERGRERERDREKSGSRERDDHDRGRERDRDRRRRPK